The following is a genomic window from uncultured Hyphomonas sp..
AGCCTGGTCAGCGCAGCCGCGGACAGGCCGCATTGGGCGACACTATACGGTCGCTGCTTCGCAACAAGGTCTATGTCGGAACGGTTGCCGGACACACCTTTGCGCTGGTCACTGTTCAGGCCCTGCTCGTCTGGCTCTACCCCTTGATCGAACGCAACTTTGGCATGCCAAAAACCGAGATCGGGGCCTATGCGGCCGGCGTCCTTCTGTTCTGCGCCATGCCGTCCCTGTTTGTCGGCGGCGTCCTCTGCGACCTCATGGCCAAGCGAAGCCTGAAATGGATGAGCTGGCTGCCAGCCATCTTCGTCGCAGCCTCCATTCCCTTCTATTATCTGATGCTGGGCGCGAACTCGCCGTTGGTCTTCTTTGCCTATCTCGGCGCCTTCAACATCTTCATCAATCTTGAAACCGCGCCCGTATTTGCGTCTGTCCAGGCCAATTCAGATCCTGCAGAACGCGCGTTGGCCGTCGCCTTGCTCGCCTTCTGCGTCACCATTGTCGGGTACGCGATCACACCTGTTGTCGTCGGAACACTGAGTGACACGGTGTTCTCCGGACTGGGCGAGCGTTCGTTGCACGCCGGACTCGCCCTTGTCGGGGTGTGCGCTCTGATTTCGATCTGGTGTTTCCAGTATGCTGGTCGGCACGCAGAGGACGCGGCCTCGCCGCTTCCCTCGACGTGAGCCGAAATCGCCATTGACGGCATTTCCGGCGAGCACCTATCAAACAGGCTAATAGGTTTATCAATTCTGAGGGAGGATCACATGGATCTCGTCAAAACCAAAAGCACCATCACCAGCTACGCAGCGCAGAAAATGATCGAGGCTGCAAAGGCCAAGGCGGAAGAGATGGGCAAGCCCATGGTAATCGCCGTCGTCGACGACGCAGGCGCACTCAAGGCCTATGAACGCATGGACGGTGCCCCGCTGCTCAGCGTCGATATCGCCCAGGACAAGGCCTATACTGCAATCTCCTTCGGCATGGCGACGCATGAGTGGCATGAATTCATCAAGAACGATCCGCCGCTGCTGCACGGTATCGTCAAGACCGACCGTCTCGTCGTTTTTGGCGGCGGCTATCCGGTGTTCGTGAACGGTGAACTCGTCGGCGGCATCGGTGTGAGCGGCGGCCACTATTCCGACGACATGGAAGTCGCCCAGGCAGGCCTTGCCGCGATCAGCTGATCGGCTGGCCCTACAGGGCCTGGCGCAGTCACAACAACCGGGAGGAAACGCGGACCATGGATTACCAACACCTGATACTTGAGCGGGAAGGTCACATCCTGACCTGCCGGATGCACAATCCGCCGAACCAGACACTGAACACCCAGATGCTCTACGAACTGCATGACATGCTGAGTGCGGTTGAGCAGGACGACAACCTGCGGGTCCTGGTCGTGACCGGTACAGATGATGTGTTCCTGCGCTGGATGGAACTGACCGAGATGCAAAGCCTGGCGCACGGTGAGCGTCAAATCGACATCCCGGCAGTGGTCAATGCCAATCACACGCTGGCCCGCCGTATCGAAGCCCTCCCGGTCGTGACGATCGCCGCGATCAACGGCAATGTCGGCGGGGGCGGTTGCGAATTCTCTCTGTCCTTCGACTTCCGTCTCATGAAGGATTCGCCGACGGCTACCTTCGCCCTGCCCCAGAGCAGTTTCGGCCTCGTACCCGGCGGTAGCGGCGGATGGTATGCCCTCAAGTATCTTGGCCGGGCAAAAGCCCTGGACATTCTGCTCCATGGCGATTTTCTTCAGCCCAGCACGGCGCTGGAACTCGGCCTGATCTCGCGCCTGTATTCCGAAGAGGACTTCGATTCCGAAGTGAAAGCCTTCGCGGAAAAGTTCGCCGCGCGCGCCCCGCTCGCCATGCGCGGCATCAAGCGCCTGGTGAACGCCGGGACCAATCAGGACCAGCTGAACTTCATGGCTCAGGAAGCCAAGGAGATCATGCAGATCATCGTCTCCGAAGATGCCCAGCACGCGCTCGACATGTGGCTCAGCAATCCTGATCCCGAAGCGTACAACCCCCAATTCAAAGGCAAATAGCCGATGAGCAGCCTGCATGTGGCCATGGACAAGGACTTCCACTGGCTCCTGAAGAACCACGCAGAAAGGCGCCCCGACGCCCCGATGCTTCACTGGGAGCCTTTTGAGGGTGAGGCGCAGACGTGGACCTATGGCGTATTCTACAAGGATGTCCGCCGCTGCGCCGCCGGCCTGCATGGGAAAGGTGTCCGCCGGGGTGACTTTGTTCTGCTGCATGCGAACAACTGCCCGGAATTCCTGATCGCCTACCATGCCTGCGCCGCGCTCGGCGCGGTCGTGGTGACGACCAATCCGCGGTCCGCAATCGAGGAGATGCGCTACTTCATCAGCCATTCGCGGGTGCGCTTCGCCATCACGCAGCCGGAATTCGTGGCACTGATCCGCGAAACCGGCCCAGATCTCGAATGGATTGCCAGCACAGAACGCAACAGTACGGAGCCTTCTGGCTCCATCCCTGACGGCATCGTCGCCTTTCATGAACTGTTCGCAGACGACACGCATTTCGACATCGAGCGGAATGACCCGATGGCGCCGCTGTCCGTCCAGTATACATCCGGCACGACATCGCGACCGAAAGGCGTGGTCTGGACCCATGCCAACGCCCTGTGGGGATCGCAGACGGTCGCCTCACACAATCTGCTGCGGGACATCGACACGGCCATCGTGTTCACCCCGCTTTGCCACACCAATGCGATGAGCTGGGCCCACTATGGGGTGCTCTGGTCTGGCGGCGCCATGGTTCTGCAACCGAAATTTTCGGCCAGCCGCTTCTGGCCGGCTGCGCTGAAGCATGGTTGCACCTGGGCTAATGTCATTCCGTTTGCGATGCAGGCATTGGCGACCCTCCCGGTGCCGGAAGATCACGCCTTCCGCTACTGGGTGATCGGTGCGGCCAACATCGGCCCGGCGGAAAACCTGTTCCGGGTCACATTTGTCGGCGCGTGGGGTATGACGGAACTGATCGCTCACGGAACATATACACCGCCCCAGCTGTCCAGCCCTGAAAGATCCATGGGTATGCCTGCGCCGGAGTTCGAACTGAAGATTGTCGACGACAACGGACAGGATGTTGCACAGGGCGAAACCGGCCTGCTGAAAGTGCGCGGTGTGCCGGGCATCACCTTGTTCAAGGAATACCTCTACAATCCGGAAGCGACGGCCGGCAGTTTCGACGAGGAAGGCTGGTTCGACACGGGCGACCGGGTGTTCCAGACCGCAGACGGCCACCTCCGCTTTGCGGACCGAGCGAAAGACATGCTGAAAGTCGGCGCGGAAAACGTCGCCGCGTCTGAAATAGAGGGCGCGGTCATGCTGACCGAGGGTGTTCTGGAGTGCGCCGTTGTCGGCAAGCCTGACAAGATGAAGGACGAAGTCCCGGCCGTCTTCGTGCGCGCCGCCGAAGCGTCGGACGCACTGGCATCAGCGATTCTGGAAACCTGCCGCGCTCAGCTGGCGGATTTCAAGGTTCCCGTTGAGGTGATCTTCGTGGACGACTTCCCGCGCGCGGAACTGAACAAGATCGCCAAGGCAAAATTGCGCAAGCACTTTGCGGATTGAAAAACCGCCGGTCTCCGCAAAAAGAGACCGGCGGTCACTCGCCCTTAGCGATGTGCCTGGGTGATCAGATCCCCGGATAGGGAATGTTGCGATTATCGAGCGCATCGGCGCCGAACTTCCCGACTTTTTGTTCCCGGGTGCGCTGGACCCACTCGTCGAGGTTCTTGCGCGCTTTCGGTCCCTGCTCGGTGGCATACTCCGTATAAATCGGAGTCTTGGTGGTGATCTCGACCTGCATGCCATTCGGGTCATACATGTAGACCGATTTAAGGAAACCGTGATCCACCGGACCAAGGCACATGACGCCCTTCTCATTGATCTTCTTCTGCCAGGCGAGCACTTCTTCCTCGGAATCCACCTCAAATGCGATGTGCCGGTCAAAACTGTGAGCCATCGCGAAGTGGGCGGGAGTGGCGTTGGTCGGCTCATCAAAGAAAGCGATGAAATCACCGTTTCCAAGCTGGAAGAACAGATGCATGAACGGTGTAGGCTCATTCGTTCCCGGAACATTCTCTTCGGAAAACGCGATCCGGAGCGGCAGCCCCAGTACGTCTTCGTAAAACCAGCGCGTCTGCTCTGCATCGCGGCAGCGATACGCCGTGTGGTTTGCGTTATTCAGAATATTCTGTGCTTCTTCTGGCATTGGCCTTCTCCCTGCATTCATGCGCGTCTTCGCCTTGCACCCCGTGCCGGAACCTGCACGAAATCGCCTCTGGCAATACACTTAAACTCTGATAGTTTTATCAGTATCTACTGTCAACGTATTCCGCCCGAAACAAGAAATGAGATTCCAAGCATGAACGATCCCAATGGAACCGCCACGAAGTTCTTCGACGCCATTGAACGGGGCAGTTTTTCAGAAGTTGAAAACATCTATTCGGATGACGTTGCCATCTGGCACAGCAATGACGACCAGACGCAGGGAAAAGCTGAGAACCTTGCCGTCCTGAAAGGCGCATCAGGGCTGGTTGGATTCAGATATGACATCCTCCACCGGTCGGTGGAGGGCGACGTGGTTGCCCAGCATCACCGCCTCCACCTGACCCGGCGCGACAATGGATCGGAAACCGCAATTCAGGCCGCAATCTTCCTCACGGTTTCCGGGAACAGGATCACCCGCATCGATGAGTTTATCGAACAGTCTGCGGATGAAAGGATCAACAAGCTCCTCGCGGACTGATCCCGCTACACGAGCGGATACTGAACCGGCAAATCCAGCATGTTCCGCCCGGTGACCTCACGCGATGCGTCCCAGTCCCAGAAGGCATGCGAGCAGATCGTGTTGAGATCGCGCCAATAGCGTTGCAGGGGCTGGTCGAGATGATAGCTCGATGCGCCGGCATTCGACATCATTACGTTCACCGACTGACGGCAATGTTCAGACAGGAAGGCGGCCCGCCCCTTCATCGCGATCCGATCATCCCACGTGTATTCACCTGCAGCGACGATCTCTTCAGCCCGCCGGTAGACATCCTGCGCCATCTCCTGCGCGACCTGCGCACGTATTCCCATTTCACCCAGCACGATGTGGGCATGCTGTAAGTCCTTGACCACAACGCCGGTGAAGTTGCGAACACGCCGGGAAACCATCTCCTCGAACTCTGCCTTGGCGCCGACGACACCGCCCGTTACGACAGGTACGATGGTGCAAAAAGCCAGCAGCAGGAACGGCGCCTTGTAGAGCGGGTTCTCGTGCAGGCTGGAACCTTCGGTTCTGCCGCTGTTGAATTCGACAAGGTCCAGAGAACGGTAGTCCGGCACGAATACCTTCTCGACGGAATAGTCGTTGCTGCCCGTCCCCGCGGCGCCGGAGAAGTTCCATGTGTCGATCATTTTCATTTCTGATGCCGGGATCAGGAAGGAGCGCCCGCTATCGCCAACGCGCCCACTCATCTGGACCCAGTCGGAATTCACCACGCCGGAGCCCCATACAGCACGCCCACTCACTTCCCAGCCGCCATCGACCTTCCTGGCCTCCAGGTTTGGCTCCGTTGCAGCGGGCATTTTGACATAGCCGCGCGGCGAGAACAGTTCCTCCTGGGCCTGCTCGCTGAACCGCGTCACATAGATGTTGTGGCCGGCATAGAAGGCCGTGATCCAGCCGGTGGACACGCACGCGCTGCTGATCGTTTCCACCACCTGCCGCATCGTATCGAGACTGGC
Proteins encoded in this region:
- a CDS encoding MFS transporter; this encodes MSAVSEASPTRNSHYRYYVLLILMIGQTLSVVDRGLISVVMTNIQDEFQLNDTQLGLLGGTAFALFYATFGIPIARLADRTNRKNIFAAAVTVWSLATAACGAAGGFVSLFLARMGVGIGEAGGTPSSHSLLSDYFTKVELGRAIGFLSMGGALGVLGGHLIGTALVDAYGWRMVFYITGIPGVLLGLLTYISVREPERGRLLEPGQRSRGQAALGDTIRSLLRNKVYVGTVAGHTFALVTVQALLVWLYPLIERNFGMPKTEIGAYAAGVLLFCAMPSLFVGGVLCDLMAKRSLKWMSWLPAIFVAASIPFYYLMLGANSPLVFFAYLGAFNIFINLETAPVFASVQANSDPAERALAVALLAFCVTIVGYAITPVVVGTLSDTVFSGLGERSLHAGLALVGVCALISIWCFQYAGRHAEDAASPLPST
- a CDS encoding heme-binding protein, which codes for MDLVKTKSTITSYAAQKMIEAAKAKAEEMGKPMVIAVVDDAGALKAYERMDGAPLLSVDIAQDKAYTAISFGMATHEWHEFIKNDPPLLHGIVKTDRLVVFGGGYPVFVNGELVGGIGVSGGHYSDDMEVAQAGLAAIS
- a CDS encoding enoyl-CoA hydratase/isomerase family protein, whose amino-acid sequence is MDYQHLILEREGHILTCRMHNPPNQTLNTQMLYELHDMLSAVEQDDNLRVLVVTGTDDVFLRWMELTEMQSLAHGERQIDIPAVVNANHTLARRIEALPVVTIAAINGNVGGGGCEFSLSFDFRLMKDSPTATFALPQSSFGLVPGGSGGWYALKYLGRAKALDILLHGDFLQPSTALELGLISRLYSEEDFDSEVKAFAEKFAARAPLAMRGIKRLVNAGTNQDQLNFMAQEAKEIMQIIVSEDAQHALDMWLSNPDPEAYNPQFKGK
- a CDS encoding AMP-binding protein; translated protein: MSSLHVAMDKDFHWLLKNHAERRPDAPMLHWEPFEGEAQTWTYGVFYKDVRRCAAGLHGKGVRRGDFVLLHANNCPEFLIAYHACAALGAVVVTTNPRSAIEEMRYFISHSRVRFAITQPEFVALIRETGPDLEWIASTERNSTEPSGSIPDGIVAFHELFADDTHFDIERNDPMAPLSVQYTSGTTSRPKGVVWTHANALWGSQTVASHNLLRDIDTAIVFTPLCHTNAMSWAHYGVLWSGGAMVLQPKFSASRFWPAALKHGCTWANVIPFAMQALATLPVPEDHAFRYWVIGAANIGPAENLFRVTFVGAWGMTELIAHGTYTPPQLSSPERSMGMPAPEFELKIVDDNGQDVAQGETGLLKVRGVPGITLFKEYLYNPEATAGSFDEEGWFDTGDRVFQTADGHLRFADRAKDMLKVGAENVAASEIEGAVMLTEGVLECAVVGKPDKMKDEVPAVFVRAAEASDALASAILETCRAQLADFKVPVEVIFVDDFPRAELNKIAKAKLRKHFAD
- a CDS encoding VOC family protein: MPEEAQNILNNANHTAYRCRDAEQTRWFYEDVLGLPLRIAFSEENVPGTNEPTPFMHLFFQLGNGDFIAFFDEPTNATPAHFAMAHSFDRHIAFEVDSEEEVLAWQKKINEKGVMCLGPVDHGFLKSVYMYDPNGMQVEITTKTPIYTEYATEQGPKARKNLDEWVQRTREQKVGKFGADALDNRNIPYPGI
- a CDS encoding nuclear transport factor 2 family protein: MNDPNGTATKFFDAIERGSFSEVENIYSDDVAIWHSNDDQTQGKAENLAVLKGASGLVGFRYDILHRSVEGDVVAQHHRLHLTRRDNGSETAIQAAIFLTVSGNRITRIDEFIEQSADERINKLLAD
- a CDS encoding acyl-CoA dehydrogenase family protein, with the translated sequence MPATDIELINRAKALVPAIRARAAETEKLRHVPDETLQELADAEILQMFVPKRWGGSEASLDTMRQVVETISSACVSTGWITAFYAGHNIYVTRFSEQAQEELFSPRGYVKMPAATEPNLEARKVDGGWEVSGRAVWGSGVVNSDWVQMSGRVGDSGRSFLIPASEMKMIDTWNFSGAAGTGSNDYSVEKVFVPDYRSLDLVEFNSGRTEGSSLHENPLYKAPFLLLAFCTIVPVVTGGVVGAKAEFEEMVSRRVRNFTGVVVKDLQHAHIVLGEMGIRAQVAQEMAQDVYRRAEEIVAAGEYTWDDRIAMKGRAAFLSEHCRQSVNVMMSNAGASSYHLDQPLQRYWRDLNTICSHAFWDWDASREVTGRNMLDLPVQYPLV